In a single window of the Microbacterium sp. SL75 genome:
- a CDS encoding terminase large subunit, whose amino-acid sequence MRLLGWEPMPWQREILETAFEIDPATGLLWYSEIVIIVPRQSGKSSLVIPWGVHRMLMWPDRQYLLYIAQTRDKALEKLEEEHHHRIAASVFKSQLRPNRRGNTLHLSNGSESMRFRNGSKWAIDAPTEDAGHGGTLGLTIGDEIFAQKDDRLEAALMPATTAVDDAQSMWISTVGYSKTKSPFLWKKAEAGRSRVELLRADPSLLNAQRMRSLYIEYSADPKADPDDPVTWWSCMPALGYTTNQTKIAAFRESMQGGFLRPFLNWWQDDLEVAWKIPQERWEHEAVVDPGSEVARDEVVYVIDVAPESAWASIAVAGIRTDTKVHLEVLADAPGTDWILDGDDGLEVPGIVDLVREAPGPVYLEHRAAGFLLPKLLEAGIDARVMTAANIAVAGPGLLDAVLNHDVVHLGQDELTEALKSASTKATDAGWKWIRGKSMRPVSALVAITYARQMLAETMPDLAYDPLAGLRGSASA is encoded by the coding sequence ATGCGGTTGCTCGGCTGGGAGCCGATGCCGTGGCAGCGGGAGATCCTCGAGACCGCTTTCGAGATCGACCCGGCTACGGGCCTGCTGTGGTACTCGGAAATCGTCATCATCGTGCCCCGGCAATCGGGTAAATCGTCCCTGGTGATCCCGTGGGGCGTTCACCGGATGCTGATGTGGCCCGATCGGCAGTACCTGCTGTACATCGCGCAGACCCGCGACAAGGCGCTCGAGAAGCTCGAGGAGGAACACCACCACCGCATTGCGGCGTCGGTGTTCAAGTCGCAGCTGCGGCCGAACCGGCGGGGCAACACTCTGCACCTGTCGAACGGGTCGGAGTCGATGCGGTTCCGCAACGGTTCGAAGTGGGCGATTGACGCGCCGACCGAAGACGCCGGCCACGGTGGCACGCTCGGGCTGACGATCGGCGATGAGATATTCGCGCAGAAGGACGACCGTCTAGAGGCGGCGCTTATGCCGGCGACGACGGCGGTCGATGACGCACAGTCGATGTGGATTTCGACCGTCGGCTACAGCAAGACGAAGTCGCCGTTCCTGTGGAAGAAAGCCGAGGCGGGGCGATCCCGCGTCGAGCTACTTCGCGCCGACCCATCGCTGCTCAACGCGCAGCGGATGCGGTCGCTGTACATCGAATACTCGGCTGACCCGAAGGCCGATCCCGACGACCCGGTCACCTGGTGGTCGTGCATGCCCGCGCTCGGCTACACGACGAATCAGACGAAGATCGCCGCGTTCCGAGAGTCGATGCAGGGTGGGTTCCTGCGGCCGTTCCTGAACTGGTGGCAAGACGATCTCGAGGTGGCGTGGAAGATCCCACAGGAACGGTGGGAGCACGAGGCCGTCGTCGACCCGGGCTCGGAGGTGGCGCGCGACGAAGTCGTGTACGTCATCGACGTGGCGCCCGAGTCGGCGTGGGCATCGATCGCTGTCGCTGGCATCCGCACCGACACGAAGGTGCACCTGGAAGTGCTGGCCGACGCGCCCGGCACCGACTGGATTCTCGACGGTGACGACGGGCTCGAGGTGCCCGGCATCGTCGACCTGGTGCGCGAGGCGCCCGGGCCGGTCTATCTCGAGCACCGCGCGGCCGGGTTCCTGCTGCCGAAGCTGCTCGAGGCGGGTATCGACGCCCGTGTGATGACGGCCGCGAACATCGCCGTCGCCGGTCCCGGCCTGCTGGACGCCGTGCTGAATCACGACGTCGTGCACCTCGGGCAAGACGAGCTCACCGAGGCGCTGAAATCCGCGAGCACGAAGGCCACGGATGCCGGGTGGAAGTGGATCAGGGGCAAGTCGATGCGCCCCGTTTCCGCGCTGGTCGCCATCACCTACGCACGGCAGATGCTCGCCGAGACAATGCCGGATCTCGCATACGACCCGCTCGCGGGGCTCCGAGGGAGCGCGAGCGCGTGA
- a CDS encoding HK97 family phage prohead protease, whose product MTDQRAAPEVERRTFASEVTFRAAPEGADSAGILTGRAIAFNSSSRTLYDWWYGEFTEQIDPRALGEPTAEGGVDLATHTRVIARTNHNSDYLLGVTDAGTLRLFLGDEGVDYEIDLPNTTYGRDLAVSARRGDYRYSSFAFRVLPDGEEWSYGENDQLVRRITGLRLIDVAPVADPAYWGSSAEMLRSFDLSAIRARLDAERAGGEPPAPAPTETQPDQRTLLLSRAREIELTL is encoded by the coding sequence ATGACCGATCAGCGAGCCGCTCCCGAGGTGGAGCGGCGCACGTTCGCGAGCGAGGTGACTTTCCGCGCGGCGCCCGAGGGGGCCGACTCGGCGGGCATCCTGACGGGGCGCGCGATCGCGTTCAACTCGTCTTCGCGCACCCTGTACGACTGGTGGTACGGCGAGTTCACCGAGCAGATCGACCCGCGCGCGCTCGGCGAGCCGACCGCCGAGGGTGGCGTCGACCTCGCCACGCACACGCGCGTCATCGCCCGCACGAACCACAATTCCGACTACCTGCTCGGGGTGACGGATGCGGGGACTCTGCGCCTGTTCCTCGGTGACGAGGGGGTGGACTACGAGATCGATCTGCCGAACACCACGTACGGCCGCGACCTCGCCGTCTCCGCCCGCCGCGGCGACTACCGGTACTCGTCGTTCGCGTTCCGCGTCCTGCCCGATGGCGAGGAGTGGAGCTATGGCGAGAACGATCAGCTGGTGCGCCGGATCACCGGCCTGCGGCTGATCGACGTCGCACCGGTCGCCGACCCCGCCTACTGGGGGTCGTCGGCCGAGATGCTCCGCAGCTTCGACCTGTCCGCGATCCGAGCCCGGCTCGACGCGGAGCGAGCAGGTGGCGAACCTCCCGCGCCCGCACCGACCGAAACCCAGCCTGACCAGCGGACGCTGCTCCTCAGCCGTGCCCGCGAAATCGAACTGACCCTCTGA
- a CDS encoding phage major capsid protein, producing the protein MTETMDALRTLREERQNLFLTEMAPLRDLAAQRSLSAEESEKWERVDREIGLRTARIDQVERAYEQERAFGAAPEARPDADRRENGLASELRGLLSADPTQRRANVSFTEAEFQRALSSGTATAGGNTIPTTFLNRLTEPLRDMSSVLQAGPTVIVTESGEELPWPTVSGHGSANANVGESDTRAGSDPTFGKTSIKAYEHSQLIVVPRRLIEDAAIDIEAFVARKIAENVGVSLAAKLAIGTGVNETQGLVTAATAGKTGATGVGGAATFDDVIDLFYSLAAPYRATPRSGFIVADAALPSLRKAKATGSGEYLWAPSVQVGQPDTLLGKAMYPDANMQFGLGKKSMVFGDVSKYIVRLVGSIEIARSEERYFESNQVAFRGILRGDGLLEDASAVKAFQGGAS; encoded by the coding sequence ATGACCGAAACGATGGACGCCCTGCGCACCCTGCGCGAGGAGCGACAGAACCTGTTCCTCACCGAGATGGCACCGCTCCGCGACCTCGCTGCGCAGCGCTCGCTCTCGGCCGAGGAGTCCGAGAAGTGGGAGCGCGTCGACCGCGAGATCGGCCTGCGGACCGCGCGCATCGACCAGGTGGAGCGCGCCTACGAGCAGGAGCGCGCGTTCGGCGCGGCTCCCGAGGCTCGCCCCGACGCTGACCGCCGCGAGAACGGACTCGCCTCCGAGCTCCGCGGTCTCTTGTCGGCGGACCCGACTCAGCGCCGCGCGAACGTCAGCTTCACCGAGGCGGAGTTCCAGCGCGCGCTCTCCTCGGGAACGGCGACGGCTGGTGGCAACACCATCCCGACCACGTTCCTGAACCGGCTCACCGAGCCCCTGCGTGACATGTCGTCCGTGCTTCAGGCCGGCCCGACGGTCATCGTCACCGAGTCGGGCGAGGAACTGCCCTGGCCCACCGTCTCGGGTCACGGTTCGGCGAACGCGAACGTCGGCGAGTCCGACACTCGCGCCGGTTCCGATCCGACGTTCGGCAAGACGTCGATCAAGGCCTACGAGCACTCGCAGCTGATCGTCGTCCCGCGCCGTCTCATCGAAGACGCCGCGATCGATATCGAGGCGTTCGTCGCCCGCAAGATCGCCGAGAACGTGGGCGTCTCGCTGGCCGCGAAGCTCGCGATCGGAACCGGCGTGAACGAGACGCAGGGCCTCGTCACCGCGGCGACCGCCGGCAAGACCGGCGCGACCGGCGTCGGTGGCGCGGCCACGTTCGACGACGTGATCGACCTGTTCTACTCGCTCGCCGCGCCCTACCGCGCGACGCCCCGCTCGGGGTTCATCGTCGCCGACGCCGCGCTGCCCTCGCTCCGCAAGGCGAAGGCGACCGGCTCGGGCGAGTACCTGTGGGCGCCTTCCGTGCAGGTCGGTCAGCCCGACACCCTGCTCGGCAAGGCGATGTACCCCGACGCGAACATGCAGTTCGGCCTCGGCAAGAAGTCGATGGTCTTCGGTGACGTGTCCAAGTACATCGTTCGGCTGGTCGGCTCGATCGAGATCGCGCGTTCCGAGGAGCGCTACTTCGAGAGCAACCAGGTCGCGTTCCGCGGCATCCTCCGCGGCGACGGCCTGCTCGAGGACGCCTCGGCGGTCAAGGCCTTCCAGGGTGGTGCGTCCTGA
- a CDS encoding phage tail tape measure protein → MAGKSATDLIIRLLVEDESLDKVDRSKAKFDAWNDALEQGSKVAAGTLLAVGGLAVGTTVAFADAEAGIDSMAGALKLTEPEAGRAGEAAANAYGRAFGGSLGEVQSATAGVTGSIKGMRDASVEELQGITEGVLTLSGGFELEADRVSQIVGQMLSTGMASSAQEGIDLLTVALQRVPPAVRDDLLDAIDEYGPFFQQLGISGETAFTMLADASAKGMYGIDKTGDALKEFTIRSTDMSTASGAAYEALGLSQADMTNKILAGGDSAEQAFAQIIMGLNGMTDPAAQSQAALALFGTPLEDLGTGEIPKFLDQLANLDGGFGDVAGAAAAMADTVSGNTKGSWESIRRDLQMTAAEIGESFAPAVSDGLEVLRGFADWAGENQGILIGIGGVISVVAGGIMAVSAALKVYAAAQAIQTAAQWLNNAAWFSWPVTWIILAVIVGIGLLVAAIIWLASNWDSVTAWLGSVWTWLWDTVLSPVFAAIGAAFEWLGTNVFAPIGDFIGTVVQGIGQVFDWLYQNIILPVVTGIMLYIGLWAAVIVWLWENVAMPVFDLIGQAFRWLYENVFVPVGDGIGAVIRGIGDVFTWISQNIFTPFASFVGDVLRNVGAVFTWLHANIVMPVGAAIGTAVNAVGSVFSWLWNNAIMPAVNGIGQAVQWVYNSVISPVFNAISGAVDMVGNAFRTVFGAIGGFISNAFNGAVSAVRGPINSIIGLVNGAIRAINGISVTIPDWVPMVGGQTFGVSLPQVPYLATGGVTMGPMLAVIGDNPGGQEMVQPLSMYQQSLERVAVASAGSGGSRGGGDVLVEIVNRAGVALGDLIDIHIERDGRRRRVELEVGVRG, encoded by the coding sequence GTGGCTGGCAAGTCCGCAACGGATCTGATCATCCGCCTGCTCGTCGAAGACGAATCGCTCGACAAAGTCGACCGGTCGAAGGCGAAGTTCGACGCGTGGAACGACGCGCTCGAGCAGGGGTCGAAGGTGGCGGCGGGCACGCTGCTCGCTGTGGGTGGGCTCGCCGTCGGGACGACGGTCGCGTTCGCCGACGCCGAGGCCGGGATCGACAGCATGGCCGGGGCGCTGAAGCTCACCGAGCCCGAAGCCGGTCGAGCGGGAGAGGCTGCCGCGAACGCGTACGGTCGCGCTTTCGGGGGATCGCTCGGTGAGGTTCAGTCGGCGACTGCCGGCGTAACCGGCTCGATCAAGGGCATGCGCGACGCGAGTGTCGAGGAACTGCAGGGGATCACCGAGGGTGTTCTGACGCTGTCGGGCGGATTCGAGCTAGAGGCCGACCGCGTCTCGCAGATCGTCGGGCAAATGCTGTCCACCGGCATGGCGAGCTCGGCGCAGGAGGGGATCGACCTTCTCACCGTCGCGCTGCAGCGGGTGCCCCCCGCCGTGCGCGACGATCTGCTCGACGCGATCGACGAGTACGGCCCCTTCTTCCAGCAGCTGGGGATCTCGGGCGAGACGGCCTTCACGATGCTCGCTGACGCGAGCGCAAAGGGCATGTACGGGATCGACAAGACCGGCGATGCTCTGAAGGAATTCACGATCCGGTCGACGGACATGTCGACGGCCAGTGGTGCGGCTTATGAAGCGCTCGGGCTGTCGCAGGCCGACATGACGAACAAGATCCTCGCGGGCGGTGACAGCGCGGAGCAAGCGTTCGCGCAGATCATCATGGGCCTGAACGGGATGACCGACCCGGCCGCGCAGTCGCAGGCCGCGCTGGCCCTGTTCGGCACGCCGCTCGAGGATCTCGGGACGGGGGAGATTCCGAAGTTCCTAGACCAGCTGGCAAACCTGGATGGCGGGTTTGGAGATGTCGCGGGAGCCGCTGCGGCGATGGCCGACACTGTCTCTGGCAACACGAAGGGGTCGTGGGAATCGATTCGCCGCGACCTGCAGATGACCGCGGCGGAGATCGGCGAGTCCTTCGCGCCTGCCGTGAGCGACGGTCTCGAGGTGCTGCGAGGGTTCGCCGACTGGGCGGGCGAAAACCAGGGAATCCTTATCGGGATTGGCGGAGTCATATCAGTGGTCGCGGGCGGGATCATGGCCGTGTCCGCGGCGCTGAAGGTGTATGCGGCTGCGCAGGCTATACAGACCGCGGCGCAGTGGCTGAACAATGCAGCGTGGTTCTCGTGGCCGGTGACGTGGATCATCCTCGCCGTCATCGTGGGGATCGGGCTGCTGGTGGCCGCGATCATTTGGCTCGCGTCCAACTGGGACAGCGTCACCGCCTGGCTGGGTTCCGTTTGGACGTGGCTCTGGGACACCGTTCTATCGCCCGTCTTCGCGGCAATCGGGGCCGCGTTCGAATGGCTCGGGACGAACGTGTTCGCCCCCATCGGTGATTTCATCGGCACCGTCGTGCAGGGAATCGGGCAGGTTTTTGACTGGCTGTATCAGAACATCATCCTGCCGGTCGTGACCGGGATCATGCTCTACATCGGCTTGTGGGCCGCGGTGATCGTGTGGCTCTGGGAGAACGTCGCGATGCCGGTGTTCGACCTGATCGGGCAGGCGTTCCGATGGCTATACGAGAACGTGTTCGTCCCCGTCGGCGACGGGATCGGTGCCGTCATCCGAGGGATCGGTGACGTTTTCACCTGGATCTCGCAGAACATCTTCACCCCGTTCGCGAGTTTCGTCGGTGACGTCCTGCGCAACGTCGGAGCGGTGTTCACATGGCTGCACGCGAACATCGTGATGCCCGTAGGGGCAGCGATCGGCACCGCCGTGAACGCGGTCGGGTCGGTGTTCTCGTGGCTGTGGAACAACGCGATCATGCCCGCAGTGAACGGGATCGGTCAGGCCGTGCAGTGGGTCTACAACTCGGTGATCTCGCCCGTCTTCAACGCGATCTCGGGCGCGGTCGACATGGTCGGGAACGCATTCCGAACCGTGTTCGGAGCGATCGGAGGGTTCATCTCGAACGCGTTCAACGGGGCGGTGTCGGCGGTCCGCGGTCCCATTAACTCGATCATCGGTCTGGTGAATGGCGCGATCCGGGCTATCAACGGGATCTCGGTCACGATCCCTGACTGGGTGCCGATGGTCGGTGGTCAGACGTTCGGCGTCTCGCTGCCGCAGGTGCCCTACCTCGCTACGGGTGGCGTCACGATGGGGCCGATGCTCGCCGTGATCGGTGACAACCCGGGCGGGCAGGAGATGGTGCAGCCCCTGTCGATGTACCAGCAGAGCCTCGAGCGGGTAGCCGTGGCATCCGCCGGCAGCGGCGGCAGTCGTGGCGGCGGTGACGTGCTGGTCGAGATCGTGAACCGCGCCGGGGTCGCCCTCGGTGACCTGATCGATATCCATATCGAGCGGGACGGGCGGCGACGCCGCGTCGAGCTCGAGGTCGGGGTGAGGGGGTAG
- a CDS encoding phage portal protein, with amino-acid sequence MSAFVRAEKREISWEDVYGTGSIRHYGGRTKALQLAAVYAAVSLIADMFATLPQHFYEKTGSTRRPIEAPPWMLRPAPGLSPIEWRYQYSTSLQLRGNAYGLVVSARGRIQGVQWLHPDSVEPISTDAGPRYRLNGGGELESPYSQGGRIIHVREFMEPGSIKGLSPIRQFARDFELGHNAAEFGRRFFEAGGTPTALLSSKTARLTEETAREAKRLFLESVKDGGLVTVPGDWDYKKLSIDPAEAQFLATIKANATIVGVIFRVPPEDIGGEAGNSRTYGNREADAERFNVRKMLPHVARYEGAIGELLPPGQFVKLSMDALTRPNLIDRVKITTEELRNGSITLHEVRAREDRAPLTAQEIEDWQQWYSTTKSESESLAESISTAITKEET; translated from the coding sequence ATGAGCGCGTTCGTCCGCGCCGAGAAGCGCGAGATCTCGTGGGAGGACGTCTACGGCACCGGATCGATCCGGCACTACGGCGGCCGAACGAAGGCGCTGCAGCTGGCCGCTGTCTATGCCGCGGTGTCGCTGATCGCTGATATGTTCGCCACGCTGCCGCAGCACTTCTACGAGAAGACCGGCAGTACCCGCCGGCCGATCGAGGCGCCGCCGTGGATGCTGCGGCCGGCCCCCGGTCTCTCGCCGATCGAGTGGCGCTACCAGTATTCGACCAGCCTGCAGCTGCGTGGCAACGCGTACGGCCTGGTCGTCAGCGCGCGCGGTCGTATCCAGGGTGTGCAGTGGCTGCACCCCGACTCGGTCGAGCCGATCTCGACGGATGCCGGGCCGCGCTACCGCCTGAACGGCGGCGGCGAGCTCGAGTCGCCCTACTCGCAGGGCGGCCGGATCATCCACGTGCGCGAGTTCATGGAGCCCGGGTCGATCAAGGGGCTGTCCCCGATCCGGCAATTCGCACGCGATTTCGAGCTCGGGCACAACGCGGCCGAGTTCGGACGGCGATTCTTCGAGGCGGGCGGGACGCCGACGGCGCTGCTCTCGTCGAAGACGGCGAGGCTGACCGAGGAGACTGCGCGAGAAGCGAAGCGGCTGTTCCTCGAGTCGGTGAAAGACGGCGGTCTCGTCACCGTCCCTGGCGACTGGGACTACAAAAAGTTGTCGATCGACCCGGCCGAGGCGCAGTTCCTCGCCACGATCAAGGCGAACGCGACCATCGTCGGCGTGATCTTCCGGGTACCGCCCGAGGATATCGGCGGCGAGGCCGGCAACTCGCGCACCTACGGCAACCGGGAGGCAGACGCCGAACGGTTCAACGTGCGCAAGATGCTGCCGCACGTGGCCCGCTATGAGGGCGCGATCGGCGAGCTCCTGCCGCCGGGGCAGTTCGTGAAGCTCTCGATGGATGCGCTCACCCGGCCGAACCTGATCGACCGCGTGAAGATCACGACCGAGGAGCTTCGAAACGGCTCGATCACACTGCACGAGGTGCGCGCGCGTGAGGACCGCGCCCCGCTCACGGCGCAGGAGATCGAGGACTGGCAGCAGTGGTACAGCACCACGAAGTCGGAGAGCGAGTCGCTGGCCGAGTCGATCTCGACGGCGATCACAAAGGAGGAGACATGA
- a CDS encoding phage tail tube protein: MTTQLDFTVGAAKETTYGMAATVTRFVESEAKMKFDVKTETGKGQRPGKPVNRTRRNYISRFEGSGEIACDASTRGLGFLLNAVLHAVTNTVIGATAAYQQNHTVSLTDPIPTYTIQEVLPTLGGVNAFAHTFTGCAFDSLELSAKEGGTVELKFSVIARDLLTNVAAAGASYPADDDLFTFVGGSIGIAGTLTEPTTTALASLSGQPAANIGEVSVAVKRNLDSDGWNLGGQGKRSRPPVLGKPEISGKITAEYTDNTLRDAYLSQSTLPLVLTFLGPQIAAGVQATLQVVLPAIRLKGEVPSSDGGKPIKQSIDFEAFDNGVNTQPVWFVYRTLDTTP, from the coding sequence GTGACGACGCAGCTTGATTTCACGGTGGGCGCCGCGAAGGAAACCACCTACGGCATGGCCGCGACGGTGACCCGATTCGTGGAGTCCGAGGCGAAGATGAAGTTCGATGTGAAGACGGAGACCGGCAAGGGGCAGCGCCCCGGCAAGCCGGTGAACCGCACGCGTCGCAATTACATCTCGCGCTTCGAGGGGTCGGGGGAGATCGCGTGTGACGCGTCGACCCGGGGGCTCGGGTTCCTGCTCAACGCCGTCCTGCACGCCGTGACGAACACCGTCATCGGTGCGACCGCGGCGTACCAGCAGAACCACACGGTCAGCCTCACCGACCCGATTCCGACGTACACGATTCAGGAGGTGCTGCCGACCCTCGGCGGTGTCAATGCGTTCGCTCACACCTTCACCGGGTGCGCGTTCGACTCGCTCGAGCTCTCCGCGAAGGAAGGCGGGACCGTCGAGCTGAAGTTCTCGGTGATCGCCCGCGATCTGCTGACGAACGTCGCCGCGGCCGGTGCGTCGTACCCGGCCGATGATGACCTGTTCACGTTCGTGGGCGGGTCGATCGGCATCGCCGGCACGCTGACCGAGCCGACGACGACGGCGCTCGCGTCGCTGTCGGGGCAGCCGGCGGCGAACATCGGCGAGGTGTCGGTCGCGGTGAAGCGCAACCTGGACTCGGACGGGTGGAACCTCGGCGGGCAGGGTAAGCGCTCGCGCCCCCCGGTGCTCGGCAAGCCCGAGATCTCGGGAAAGATCACCGCGGAGTACACCGATAACACGCTGCGCGACGCGTACCTCTCGCAGTCGACGCTGCCGCTCGTGCTGACGTTCCTCGGCCCGCAGATCGCCGCCGGGGTGCAGGCGACCCTGCAGGTGGTGCTGCCGGCGATCCGACTGAAGGGTGAGGTGCCGTCGTCCGACGGTGGCAAGCCGATCAAGCAGTCGATCGATTTCGAGGCGTTCGATAACGGCGTGAACACGCAGCCGGTGTGGTTCGTGTATCGCACGCTCGATACCACGCCGTGA
- a CDS encoding head-tail connector protein → MASNWPLKASDLRKAIGIDEGQEDDDELTLFVETACSIIDEHTGRTADPRRHLRPDGKLPPQFVLAGREQAKHMWNQTKNGPRSRPDEGAPMGVGILAKVAVWLEPFPAPPGFGGGK, encoded by the coding sequence ATGGCGAGCAATTGGCCGCTGAAAGCGAGCGATCTTCGAAAGGCAATCGGAATCGACGAGGGCCAGGAAGACGACGACGAACTGACCCTGTTCGTCGAGACGGCGTGCAGCATCATCGACGAACACACCGGCCGCACCGCAGACCCGCGTCGCCACCTCCGCCCCGACGGCAAGCTGCCTCCGCAGTTCGTGCTCGCCGGACGTGAGCAGGCGAAGCACATGTGGAATCAGACGAAGAACGGCCCGCGCTCGCGGCCTGACGAGGGCGCGCCGATGGGTGTCGGCATCCTCGCAAAAGTCGCGGTGTGGCTCGAGCCGTTCCCCGCCCCGCCCGGGTTTGGTGGCGGCAAGTGA
- a CDS encoding PH domain-containing protein — MSDTTTPKPGKHDHLRADIRDAAQSLPASGFVKRDLAHLESNLAEGETVSLILSGTYDNQNGILALTDRRLLFLNHGLLSQRSEDFPLEKVSSVQFKAGMVLGEVTIYTSNQQATIKNVGKPQGKAFVDASRARLGKSPSPASSESAADSSDPVAQLTKLAALRDASLITPDEYNAKKAEILERM, encoded by the coding sequence ATGAGCGACACGACAACCCCGAAGCCGGGCAAACACGACCACCTAAGAGCCGATATTCGGGACGCCGCCCAGAGCCTTCCGGCATCCGGTTTCGTGAAACGGGATCTCGCACACCTCGAGTCCAATCTCGCCGAGGGTGAGACTGTGTCGCTTATCCTCTCCGGGACGTATGACAACCAGAACGGCATCTTGGCTCTGACCGATCGTCGCCTCCTGTTTCTGAATCACGGTTTGCTCTCGCAGCGCAGCGAAGACTTCCCGCTCGAGAAGGTCAGTAGCGTGCAATTCAAAGCGGGCATGGTGCTCGGCGAGGTAACCATCTACACGTCCAACCAGCAGGCCACCATCAAGAACGTTGGAAAGCCGCAGGGTAAGGCCTTCGTGGATGCGTCGCGCGCCCGCCTCGGCAAATCCCCCAGCCCCGCCAGCAGTGAATCGGCAGCCGACAGTAGCGACCCCGTCGCGCAGCTGACCAAACTCGCCGCCCTCCGGGATGCCAGCCTGATCACCCCGGACGAATACAACGCAAAGAAAGCCGAGATCCTCGAGCGCATGTAG
- a CDS encoding SGNH/GDSL hydrolase family protein gives MSAQLFESSPVEPLVVGVHLYPGDTWFREVYVRSVTTQAPVDLSAWVFDARLGEHVGVVDASRSAEGRLAMTFTPEQTADAAWGDVVTLSGTLEGGRRTFLHGSVGAAVGSSIPVGPSQKTRVVQSDVDISVYAAPRGDKGADGTAISQALVEQVQADRNAAGTSAFNAGKSAAAAQSSEGDAKASAEKARAFAAGTVALQDAAVGGLIDGSTLTRQKLVGVTGSFVRSGQENTRRALGSSAVVVPPGTAVLASAAASAWFSATYSAGNRFRLDAPTVFQAASLTAAGTGNIEIGVYAVGRSADPTSVSLAKVATTGIRALSEFTPDGQSGIRVPMQDLIELPPGDYVVTLWCDSTTASFQHGLNNAYKNSHLGGGSFASSFNAATGEALPLFVGSDFPSGRIVGVTLLAARLDPAGKSTLLGDSITNAQTWFDTANGHADRRWTVVNRGVPGETTTQMLARLPAVIADAPGLAVVFGGANDLGRGVAPETIIANLQAMIEGILAGTSARVIVGTVLPRGSVGGDSPVATMNATRAVVNAWIRALTDPRVQVVDWSRAMSTGDDATYKVALFSDHVHPNTRGNRVMGAALAPLV, from the coding sequence GTGTCCGCGCAACTGTTCGAGTCGTCGCCTGTTGAGCCTCTCGTCGTCGGAGTGCACCTGTACCCGGGGGATACGTGGTTCCGCGAGGTGTACGTGCGTTCGGTGACGACGCAGGCACCGGTCGACCTGTCGGCGTGGGTATTCGATGCGCGTCTGGGTGAGCACGTGGGCGTCGTGGATGCGTCGCGCTCGGCCGAGGGTCGTCTCGCGATGACGTTCACGCCCGAGCAGACCGCGGATGCCGCGTGGGGTGACGTGGTGACGCTGTCGGGCACGCTCGAGGGCGGTCGCCGTACGTTCCTGCACGGGTCGGTCGGCGCGGCCGTCGGATCGTCGATCCCGGTCGGCCCGTCGCAGAAGACGCGCGTGGTGCAGTCGGACGTCGATATCTCGGTGTACGCGGCCCCGCGTGGCGATAAGGGCGCCGACGGTACGGCCATCTCGCAGGCGCTCGTCGAGCAGGTGCAGGCAGATCGGAACGCGGCCGGGACGTCCGCGTTCAACGCCGGCAAATCGGCCGCCGCGGCGCAGTCTTCCGAGGGTGACGCGAAGGCGAGCGCCGAGAAGGCCCGCGCCTTCGCAGCGGGGACTGTGGCGCTGCAGGACGCAGCTGTCGGCGGCCTCATCGACGGGTCGACGCTCACGCGGCAGAAGCTCGTCGGCGTGACCGGCTCGTTTGTCCGATCCGGGCAGGAGAACACGCGACGCGCCCTCGGGTCATCCGCTGTGGTCGTACCGCCCGGGACTGCAGTCCTGGCATCCGCCGCTGCGTCGGCCTGGTTCAGCGCCACCTACTCGGCCGGAAACCGGTTCCGGCTCGATGCCCCGACCGTCTTCCAGGCGGCGAGCCTGACGGCCGCGGGAACCGGGAACATCGAGATCGGTGTCTACGCCGTGGGTCGCTCGGCTGACCCGACCAGCGTCAGTCTGGCGAAGGTCGCGACGACGGGCATCCGTGCACTGTCGGAGTTCACTCCCGACGGGCAGAGTGGCATCCGTGTTCCGATGCAGGATCTCATCGAGTTGCCGCCGGGGGATTACGTCGTGACCCTGTGGTGCGACTCGACCACGGCCTCATTCCAGCACGGCCTCAACAACGCCTACAAGAATTCCCACCTCGGCGGTGGGTCGTTCGCATCGTCCTTCAACGCCGCTACCGGCGAGGCGCTGCCGCTGTTCGTAGGTAGTGACTTCCCGTCGGGGCGCATCGTCGGCGTGACGCTGCTCGCGGCTCGGCTCGACCCCGCGGGGAAGTCGACCCTCCTCGGCGACAGCATCACGAACGCGCAGACGTGGTTCGACACGGCCAACGGCCACGCCGACCGCCGCTGGACGGTGGTCAACCGTGGAGTGCCCGGCGAGACGACGACGCAGATGCTCGCGCGTCTGCCCGCCGTGATTGCGGATGCCCCGGGCCTGGCCGTCGTCTTCGGTGGCGCGAACGATCTTGGCCGAGGGGTGGCACCTGAAACGATCATCGCCAACCTGCAGGCCATGATCGAGGGCATTCTCGCCGGCACCTCGGCACGCGTGATCGTGGGTACCGTCCTGCCGCGCGGCTCCGTGGGCGGTGACTCGCCCGTGGCGACGATGAACGCAACGCGCGCGGTCGTGAACGCGTGGATTCGCGCGCTCACTGACCCGCGCGTGCAGGTCGTCGACTGGTCGCGCGCGATGAGCACGGGAGACGACGCGACCTACAAGGTGGCGCTGTTCTCGGACCACGTGCACCCGAACACGCGCGGTAACCGTGTCATGGGTGCTGCCCTCGCCCCGCTGGTCTAG